In a genomic window of Infirmifilum sp. NZ:
- the pcn gene encoding proliferating cell nuclear antigen (pcna), whose product MVRFTFPDAREWRYIIESLATIVDEANFVATPEGLTLRALDPGRIAMVDLYMPAGLFEEYSVEAETKIGVVLDDVNKVLKRAKSDDKLIFEVGGGRLTIILQGRAERRFRFPLLDIAGQELPTPKLNFTVAAKMLSDTFRDALKDASLVSESVRLKAEDETLYVSARSDKGEIESKFTIEAGSLLEIDVKEQAEASYGIDFLEKIVSKAYRVSDIMTLKFATNMPLEMTFDIAGGGTLKYLLAPRME is encoded by the coding sequence ATGGTCAGGTTCACGTTCCCTGACGCTAGGGAGTGGAGGTACATTATCGAGAGCCTCGCAACGATCGTGGATGAGGCGAACTTCGTCGCCACCCCTGAGGGCTTGACGCTGAGGGCGCTAGACCCCGGGAGGATCGCCATGGTGGACCTCTACATGCCTGCAGGCCTCTTCGAGGAGTACTCCGTCGAGGCGGAGACGAAGATAGGCGTTGTGCTGGACGATGTGAACAAGGTTCTGAAGAGGGCTAAGTCGGACGACAAGCTCATCTTCGAGGTGGGTGGCGGGAGGCTGACGATAATCCTTCAAGGCAGGGCTGAGAGGAGGTTCAGGTTCCCGCTGCTCGACATCGCGGGCCAGGAGCTGCCGACTCCTAAGCTGAACTTCACGGTGGCGGCTAAGATGCTCAGCGACACCTTCCGCGACGCCCTCAAGGACGCCTCTCTCGTGTCCGAGTCTGTGCGGCTGAAGGCCGAGGACGAGACTCTCTACGTCTCGGCCCGCAGCGATAAGGGCGAGATCGAGTCGAAGTTCACGATCGAGGCGGGGAGCCTGCTCGAGATCGACGTCAAGGAGCAGGCTGAGGCGAGCTACGGGATAGACTTCCTTGAGAAGATAGTCTCGAAGGCCTACAGGGTCAGCGACATCATGACCCTGAAGTTCGCGACGAACATGCCCCTCGAGATGACCTTCGACATAGCCGGCGGGGGGACGCTGAAGTACCTGCTAGCCCCGCGAATGGAGTAG
- a CDS encoding transcription factor S, whose translation MEFCPKCGGLMVPAVVNGKKVLKCQSCGYVKEPANPGRAYRVEEKIERHPLDKVVVFDVDVATLPVVQFKCENCGNDKAYVYEVQTRAGDEPATRFYICTKCRKVYREYA comes from the coding sequence ATGGAATTTTGCCCTAAGTGCGGGGGCCTGATGGTACCAGCGGTGGTGAACGGCAAGAAGGTTTTGAAGTGCCAGAGCTGCGGCTACGTGAAGGAGCCCGCGAACCCTGGGAGGGCTTACAGGGTCGAGGAGAAGATTGAGCGGCACCCGCTGGATAAGGTAGTGGTTTTCGACGTAGACGTCGCCACGCTCCCAGTGGTTCAGTTCAAGTGCGAGAACTGCGGCAACGACAAGGCGTATGTATACGAGGTTCAGACTAGGGCCGGTGACGAGCCCGCGACGAGGTTCTACATCTGCACGAAGTGCCGCAAAGTTTACAGGGAGTACGCTTAG
- a CDS encoding 30S ribosomal protein S27e has product MVDVEKLIPRPRSRFVKVRCPDCGNTQIVFSHSSLEAKCLKCGRALVQPTGGKALILAEILEFLS; this is encoded by the coding sequence ATGGTCGACGTCGAGAAGCTCATCCCAAGGCCCAGAAGCAGGTTCGTGAAAGTCAGGTGCCCCGACTGCGGGAACACGCAGATCGTCTTCAGCCATTCCTCCCTCGAGGCGAAGTGCCTCAAGTGCGGCCGCGCCCTCGTCCAGCCCACAGGCGGCAAGGCGCTGATACTGGCGGAGATACTCGAGTTCCTCTCCTAA
- a CDS encoding DNA primase large subunit PriL gives MPEALRVALSTDDYRWYPFLPEALRVVQELGLTLEELGETPLGLEILEAAKSRVLTVIESGAYPPPSDDYRLEVSVFTTALLILSQVGDRALTEKFAVAFSKRVFESIERDSSKRPELLLYLATVFGWSFRVEGGGVSVHFKDYVYAQPEFTGPWKLVNRQVSGGYVWVTWREFARLLQTGVKKHVARLVDSAGVDPSAVPERLYAAVEEVSRRWAEARSEVLAYARAGYRKGDASVFPPCIRALLEEIQSGKNLTHSARFALASFLLSIGFSVDETLEVFKASPDYREDLARYQVEHIAGLRGSRTKYTPYKCDNMRSLGLCRWSCQGVKHPLQFFYRAVRGRPPRVT, from the coding sequence ATGCCGGAGGCGCTTCGCGTAGCGCTAAGCACAGACGACTACAGGTGGTATCCCTTTCTCCCGGAGGCCCTCAGGGTAGTCCAGGAGCTCGGCTTAACGCTCGAGGAGCTGGGCGAGACCCCGCTCGGGCTCGAGATCCTAGAGGCTGCCAAAAGCAGGGTCCTGACGGTCATCGAGAGCGGCGCCTACCCACCGCCCAGCGATGACTACAGGCTGGAGGTCTCCGTGTTCACGACCGCCTTGCTCATCCTCTCTCAGGTCGGCGACAGGGCTCTCACCGAGAAGTTTGCCGTGGCGTTCTCGAAGAGGGTCTTCGAGAGCATTGAACGCGACTCCTCCAAGAGGCCGGAGCTCCTGCTCTACCTGGCGACGGTGTTCGGCTGGAGCTTCAGGGTTGAGGGAGGAGGCGTGAGCGTGCACTTCAAGGACTACGTGTACGCGCAGCCCGAGTTCACGGGCCCCTGGAAGCTCGTCAATAGGCAGGTGTCGGGGGGCTACGTGTGGGTCACGTGGCGGGAGTTCGCGAGGCTTCTCCAGACCGGCGTGAAGAAGCATGTGGCGAGGCTCGTCGACTCGGCCGGCGTGGATCCCTCCGCTGTCCCCGAGAGGCTCTACGCAGCCGTCGAGGAGGTCTCGCGCAGGTGGGCTGAGGCGAGGAGCGAGGTTCTCGCGTACGCGAGGGCTGGGTACAGGAAGGGGGACGCGTCCGTGTTCCCGCCATGCATAAGGGCACTCCTGGAGGAGATACAGAGCGGGAAGAACTTGACGCACAGTGCGCGGTTCGCGCTCGCGTCCTTCCTCCTATCCATCGGCTTCTCGGTTGACGAGACGCTCGAGGTCTTCAAGGCGTCGCCCGACTACAGGGAGGACTTGGCCAGGTACCAGGTTGAGCACATAGCCGGCCTTAGGGGCTCCAGGACTAAGTACACGCCGTACAAGTGCGACAA
- a CDS encoding 50S ribosomal protein L44e produces the protein MKVPNVIRTYCPRCKTHTEHEVTLYKAGKRRTLAEGQRRYLRKQKGYGSKRKPEQKRTAKVTKKQVLKLKCKVCGYTIHKEGIRLKKLEIVEKVK, from the coding sequence ATGAAGGTTCCCAACGTGATTAGAACCTACTGCCCGCGTTGCAAGACGCACACGGAGCACGAGGTCACGCTCTACAAGGCTGGAAAGAGGAGGACGCTAGCCGAGGGGCAGCGGAGGTACCTCAGGAAGCAGAAGGGCTACGGGTCCAAGAGGAAGCCCGAGCAGAAGCGTACAGCCAAGGTCACCAAGAAGCAGGTCTTGAAGCTCAAGTGCAAGGTCTGCGGCTACACGATCCACAAGGAGGGCATCAGGCTCAAGAAGCTCGAGATAGTCGAGAAGGTGAAGTAG